Proteins encoded together in one bacterium window:
- a CDS encoding CBS domain-containing protein, with product MSGLRTVREVMSPEVTTLREDDSLSIADDIMQLGRIRHLPVVDSEGRAVGVVSQRDLFRGAITSLLGYDDRAKRHVLNAIKVTDVMASPARTIAPDANLTEAARLLDEHKIGCLLVVERGDPEGELVGILTEGDFVRLHKPARP from the coding sequence ATGAGCGGATTGCGAACGGTGCGGGAGGTGATGTCTCCCGAAGTGACGACGCTTCGAGAAGACGACTCGCTCTCGATCGCCGACGACATCATGCAGCTCGGCCGGATCCGCCACCTGCCCGTCGTCGATTCCGAGGGACGCGCCGTCGGCGTCGTGAGCCAACGCGACCTCTTCCGCGGCGCCATCACCTCCCTGCTCGGATACGACGACCGTGCCAAGCGGCACGTGCTGAACGCGATCAAGGTGACCGACGTGATGGCGAGTCCTGCTCGCACGATCGCCCCCGACGCGAACCTGACCGAGGCCGCACGCCTGCTGGACGAGCACAAGATCGGCTGCCTCCTCGTCGTCGAACGCGGCGACCCGGAGGGTGAGCTCGTCGGCATCCTGACCGAAGGCGATTTCGTCCGCCTTCACAAGCCCGCGCGCCCCTGA
- a CDS encoding wax ester/triacylglycerol synthase family O-acyltransferase → MESLSPQDATFLYVENECNHMHIAAVAVFEGPPPAQAEIEAMVESKLDRLPRYRQHVREVPFDLTEPYWIDVSDFDLAYHLRRTALPRPGSELELQNLVGRVMSQKLDRERPLWEMWVIEGLAEDRWAILCKTHHCLADGVSGAALLATMLESSPTATPPAPSSWKPRPPPRASELVATALRRGWRMPTEGLRGLRWAATAPGRALQELGAFAEGLQSFRAGAADTLETTLNGPIGPHRRWRTFSVPLQTLNKIRATHGGTINDVVLTAVAGGFRALLASRDEPVEGCSVRTLVPVSTHRAGEDEGPGNHVAAIFVDLPLDEATPGDRLAEVLAETARLKDEHQPEATKALSAIVDLSPPALLSFSAGFLSAFEQHRVQTVVTNVRGPGVPLHALGRRLVSVAPYVPLWGSIRLGIAVFSYAGDLAFGITGDYESAADIDVLGEGIRAALASLSQSA, encoded by the coding sequence ATGGAGTCCCTGAGCCCCCAGGACGCCACCTTCCTCTACGTGGAGAACGAGTGCAATCACATGCACATCGCCGCGGTGGCGGTCTTCGAGGGTCCCCCGCCCGCGCAGGCCGAGATCGAGGCGATGGTCGAGTCCAAGCTCGACCGATTGCCGCGCTATCGGCAGCACGTGCGCGAGGTGCCCTTCGATCTCACAGAGCCCTACTGGATCGACGTCTCCGACTTCGACCTCGCCTACCACCTGAGGCGGACGGCCCTGCCGCGGCCGGGCTCCGAGCTCGAGCTCCAGAATCTCGTCGGCCGGGTGATGTCCCAGAAGCTCGATCGGGAACGGCCGCTGTGGGAGATGTGGGTGATCGAAGGGCTGGCCGAGGACCGGTGGGCCATCCTCTGCAAGACCCATCATTGTCTGGCGGACGGCGTTTCCGGCGCCGCGCTGCTGGCGACGATGCTCGAGTCCTCGCCCACGGCGACGCCCCCCGCGCCCTCCTCCTGGAAGCCACGTCCTCCTCCCCGTGCGAGCGAGCTCGTCGCGACCGCGCTCCGTCGCGGCTGGCGCATGCCGACCGAGGGACTCCGTGGCCTTCGCTGGGCCGCGACCGCGCCGGGCCGCGCCCTCCAGGAGCTCGGCGCCTTCGCGGAAGGGCTCCAGAGCTTCCGCGCCGGCGCCGCGGACACCCTCGAGACCACGCTCAACGGGCCGATCGGCCCGCACCGGCGCTGGCGCACCTTCTCGGTCCCGCTCCAGACCCTGAACAAGATTCGGGCGACCCATGGAGGGACGATCAACGACGTCGTCCTGACCGCCGTCGCGGGGGGCTTCCGGGCGCTGCTCGCGTCCCGCGACGAACCGGTCGAAGGGTGCAGCGTGCGGACCCTCGTCCCGGTCTCGACCCACCGCGCCGGCGAGGACGAGGGGCCGGGCAACCACGTCGCGGCGATCTTCGTCGACCTTCCGCTCGACGAAGCGACGCCCGGCGATCGTCTCGCCGAGGTCCTCGCCGAGACGGCCCGCCTCAAGGACGAGCATCAGCCCGAAGCGACGAAAGCGCTGAGCGCGATCGTAGACCTGTCACCGCCCGCGCTCCTCTCCTTCAGCGCAGGATTCCTCTCGGCGTTCGAGCAGCACAGGGTCCAGACGGTCGTGACGAACGTGCGTGGGCCCGGCGTGCCCCTCCATGCGCTCGGCCGCCGCCTCGTCTCGGTCGCGCCCTACGTCCCACTCTGGGGATCGATCCGGCTCGGGATCGCGGTCTTCTCGTACGCCGGCGACCTCGCCTTCGGCATCACCGGCGACTACGAGAGCGCCGCAGACATCGACGTGCTGGGTGAAGGCATCCGAGCGGCCCTGGCGTCGCTCTCGCAGAGCGCCTGA
- a CDS encoding CBS domain-containing protein — MAITTADVMTTGIFSLAPDMTLHEMDTMLVKCGVSGAPVVEGNRLVGVASQSDVIRTLWEGQQENAHPAPYYTTGYAVPLSALEYMARDAASLGDALVSYRVRDVMTPNPVVAHPEESLESVARRMMTDHIHRLPVVDGQSGVLVGIVTSLDLAGAIADFGLGA; from the coding sequence ATGGCGATCACGACCGCGGACGTAATGACGACGGGCATCTTCTCGCTCGCTCCCGACATGACGCTGCACGAGATGGACACGATGCTCGTGAAGTGCGGCGTATCGGGGGCGCCCGTCGTCGAGGGCAACCGTCTGGTCGGCGTCGCCTCCCAGAGCGACGTGATCCGGACCCTCTGGGAGGGACAGCAGGAGAACGCCCATCCGGCGCCCTACTACACCACGGGCTATGCGGTGCCGCTTTCCGCCCTCGAGTACATGGCTCGGGACGCGGCGAGCCTGGGCGATGCCCTCGTCTCCTATCGCGTCCGTGACGTCATGACGCCGAATCCCGTCGTGGCCCACCCCGAAGAGTCCCTCGAATCCGTCGCTCGCCGGATGATGACGGATCACATCCACCGTCTTCCCGTCGTCGACGGACAGTCCGGCGTGCTCGTCGGCATCGTCACCAGCCTCGACCTCGCTGGCGCGATCGCGGACTTCGGACTCGGCGCCTAG
- a CDS encoding acyltransferase family protein, giving the protein MTATPGERGTTVEDRWGRDTEGHPENGFFAAAYRSWFRVEWEGLEHVPEEGGALLVWNHAGMMPVDGGIIQHGIQVEKRRAVYMLAHHGFFRIPFMGRTLNRIGSVVAHPDNAHRLLAEDDRLVLVFPEGAKGPVKPASERYRLQRFGRGGFVETAMRAGVPIVPIVLMGTEDTTPTMSTLTLNNQTMPITWNSLMLGPLLGSVAHLPVKIRARVLPPIQVDGSPESRSLLMDRAEHVRSEMQTALDDLYRKRRSLWEG; this is encoded by the coding sequence ATGACGGCGACCCCCGGAGAGCGAGGAACGACGGTCGAGGATCGTTGGGGTCGCGACACGGAGGGCCATCCCGAGAACGGCTTCTTCGCCGCGGCCTACCGCTCCTGGTTCCGCGTCGAGTGGGAGGGCCTCGAGCACGTCCCGGAAGAGGGCGGTGCGCTCCTGGTCTGGAACCACGCAGGCATGATGCCCGTCGACGGCGGCATCATCCAGCACGGCATCCAGGTCGAGAAGCGGCGTGCGGTCTACATGCTCGCGCACCACGGCTTCTTCCGGATTCCCTTCATGGGGCGCACGCTCAATCGCATCGGATCGGTCGTCGCCCACCCGGACAATGCCCACCGCCTCCTCGCCGAGGACGACCGTCTCGTGCTGGTCTTTCCGGAAGGCGCGAAGGGGCCGGTCAAGCCCGCCTCCGAGCGCTACCGGCTGCAGCGCTTCGGACGCGGAGGCTTCGTCGAGACGGCGATGCGTGCAGGTGTTCCGATCGTGCCGATCGTTCTGATGGGGACCGAGGACACGACGCCCACGATGAGCACCCTCACGCTGAACAACCAGACGATGCCCATCACCTGGAACTCGCTCATGCTCGGCCCGCTCCTCGGCTCGGTGGCCCACCTGCCCGTGAAGATTCGTGCGCGGGTCCTGCCGCCGATCCAGGTAGACGGCTCGCCGGAGTCCCGGAGCCTGCTGATGGATCGGGCCGAGCACGTACGGAGCGAGATGCAGACCGCGCTCGACGACCTGTACCGAAAGCGAAGGAGCTTGTGGGAAGGATGA
- a CDS encoding pyridoxamine 5'-phosphate oxidase family protein: MREDDAGDGTRILTDEECARLLARPGVGVLALCGVEAPILRPVNFACDQKQVVIRTGEGQILSAAQGEEPASFVISAVDAFEHTGRSVVVTGRLHERLADDDVESLPLRPWVRSPKHHFVALTMDTISGREIQPMQVPS; the protein is encoded by the coding sequence ATGCGCGAAGACGACGCCGGAGACGGCACCCGGATCCTCACCGACGAGGAATGCGCCAGGCTCCTCGCTCGGCCCGGCGTCGGCGTCCTCGCCCTCTGCGGCGTCGAGGCACCGATCCTCCGACCGGTGAATTTCGCGTGTGACCAGAAGCAGGTCGTCATCCGGACCGGTGAGGGCCAGATCCTCTCCGCGGCCCAGGGTGAAGAGCCCGCTTCGTTCGTGATCAGCGCGGTCGACGCCTTCGAGCACACCGGGCGCAGCGTCGTCGTGACGGGGCGACTGCACGAGCGACTTGCGGACGACGACGTCGAGTCGTTGCCGCTTCGTCCCTGGGTGCGATCCCCGAAGCACCACTTCGTCGCGCTGACGATGGACACGATCTCGGGCCGCGAGATCCAGCCGATGCAGGTGCCGTCATGA
- a CDS encoding universal stress protein, giving the protein MSYKNPLSEREHALENAYFDKENRRLIERMRARREAAESGAEPEALEVATILVATDFSTPAAHATDMAIDYARKLDSKIVLVHAYDLPIPLPGPTLSGTYTLPEGLIEEVAKSARDAVEAAAKEVAATGVVCEGIAIGVPAAMGIVNEAVERHADLIVMGTRGLTGIKHFALGSVAEKVVRTAPCPVLTVPSP; this is encoded by the coding sequence ATGTCCTACAAGAACCCGCTGAGTGAGCGCGAGCACGCCCTCGAGAACGCCTACTTCGACAAGGAGAACCGCCGCCTGATCGAGCGGATGCGCGCGCGACGCGAGGCCGCCGAGAGTGGCGCGGAGCCCGAGGCGCTGGAGGTCGCGACGATCCTGGTGGCCACGGACTTCTCGACGCCCGCGGCGCACGCGACCGACATGGCGATCGACTACGCCCGGAAGCTCGATTCGAAGATCGTGCTCGTCCACGCCTACGATCTGCCGATTCCGTTGCCGGGACCGACCCTCTCCGGCACCTATACGCTGCCCGAGGGTCTGATCGAGGAGGTCGCGAAGAGCGCTCGCGACGCCGTGGAGGCCGCCGCAAAGGAGGTCGCCGCGACCGGCGTCGTGTGCGAAGGCATCGCGATCGGCGTCCCCGCCGCGATGGGCATCGTGAACGAAGCGGTCGAGCGGCACGCGGATCTGATCGTCATGGGCACCCGCGGCCTCACCGGGATCAAGCACTTCGCGCTGGGCAGCGTGGCCGAGAAGGTCGTGCGGACGGCCCCTTGCCCCGTCCTGACGGTTCCGTCTCCCTGA
- a CDS encoding cytochrome P450 has translation MSEAVASPVPTKRKQVGVDPYGVPLEQIDVSDYALFTSDELWRWFERLREEDPVHYCPESGYGPYWSVTKFDDIVEVEKNPETYSSVPSVVIFDPPPGGVLQNAGFISMDGPRHTAHRKVVQPVSSPRNLKQLEPLIREFVCEILDRLPVGETFDWVDNVSVELTTRMLATMFDFDRAQQRQLTFWSDITTASADQLKDMGVTREEARAALLECLDVFTKLWHDRKGKQGESLDFVTALANADATQDLDPATYLGTLMLLIVGGNDTTRNSITGGVLALNENPGEYEKLRNDPRVIPSMVDEIIRWQTPLAHMRRTATRDTVLGGKTIRKGEKVVMWYVSANRDADAIERADEFLIDRRESKKHLSFGWGVHFCMGSRIAELQLRVLWEEIMKRFRFVEVVGPPVRVKSCFVKGFSELPVRVHPW, from the coding sequence ATGAGCGAAGCCGTCGCGAGCCCCGTGCCGACGAAGCGGAAGCAGGTCGGCGTCGATCCGTACGGCGTGCCGCTCGAGCAGATCGACGTCTCCGACTACGCGCTCTTCACGAGCGACGAGCTCTGGCGATGGTTCGAACGACTCCGCGAAGAGGACCCGGTCCACTATTGCCCGGAGAGTGGCTACGGCCCGTACTGGTCCGTCACGAAATTCGACGACATCGTCGAGGTCGAGAAGAACCCCGAGACCTATTCCTCGGTCCCGAGCGTCGTGATCTTCGACCCGCCGCCGGGGGGCGTGCTGCAGAACGCGGGATTCATCTCGATGGACGGGCCGCGCCACACCGCTCATCGCAAGGTCGTGCAGCCGGTCTCGTCGCCGCGCAACCTGAAGCAGCTCGAGCCGCTGATCCGCGAGTTCGTCTGCGAGATTCTCGACCGTCTTCCCGTCGGCGAGACCTTCGATTGGGTCGACAACGTGTCCGTCGAGCTGACGACGCGCATGCTCGCCACGATGTTCGACTTCGACCGGGCGCAGCAGCGGCAGCTCACCTTCTGGAGCGACATCACGACGGCGAGCGCCGACCAGCTGAAGGACATGGGGGTCACCCGGGAAGAAGCGCGCGCCGCGCTGCTCGAGTGCCTCGACGTCTTCACGAAGCTCTGGCACGACCGCAAGGGCAAGCAGGGCGAGAGCCTCGACTTCGTGACCGCCCTCGCGAACGCCGATGCGACCCAGGACCTCGATCCTGCCACCTATCTGGGGACGCTGATGCTGCTGATCGTGGGCGGCAACGACACGACGCGGAACTCGATCACCGGTGGCGTACTCGCCCTCAACGAGAACCCGGGCGAGTACGAGAAGCTCCGCAACGATCCGCGCGTGATTCCCAGCATGGTCGACGAGATCATCCGTTGGCAGACCCCGCTCGCCCACATGCGTCGCACGGCGACCCGCGACACCGTCCTCGGCGGGAAGACGATCAGGAAGGGCGAGAAGGTCGTGATGTGGTACGTCTCGGCGAATCGCGACGCAGACGCGATCGAGCGCGCCGACGAGTTCCTCATCGATCGCAGGGAATCGAAGAAGCACCTCTCCTTCGGCTGGGGCGTCCACTTCTGCATGGGGAGCCGGATCGCCGAACTGCAGCTCCGCGTGCTCTGGGAAGAGATCATGAAGCGCTTCCGCTTCGTCGAGGTCGTCGGCCCGCCGGTGCGCGTGAAGTCGTGCTTCGTGAAGGGCTTCAGCGAGCTGCCGGTGCGCGTCCACCCCTGGTAA
- a CDS encoding TetR/AcrR family transcriptional regulator, producing the protein MSETAERAANEAPRVRRTQNERTAETRARVLDAAIDCLIDEGYAGTTTKRIAERTGVSRGAQQHHFPKRHDLVIQAVIHLANRRLEELRADAQRLTTAEDRVARLLDLLEQSLTGPLFFASLELWVAARTDPALHEALYTAERQLGRTIGALTAEASSIAANDERFEDLIELTIHLLRGMGLQRILREDDAKRRRHFELWKRIVLQTIAA; encoded by the coding sequence ATGAGCGAGACCGCCGAGAGAGCCGCGAACGAGGCCCCGCGGGTGCGTCGCACCCAGAACGAACGAACCGCCGAGACCCGGGCCCGGGTCCTCGACGCGGCGATCGACTGCCTGATCGACGAGGGCTACGCGGGCACGACCACGAAGCGGATCGCCGAGCGGACGGGCGTGTCTCGCGGCGCCCAGCAGCACCACTTCCCCAAGCGGCACGACCTCGTGATCCAGGCCGTCATCCACCTCGCGAACCGCCGGCTCGAAGAGCTCCGCGCCGACGCGCAGCGCCTGACGACGGCCGAGGATCGCGTCGCGCGACTCCTCGACCTGCTCGAGCAGAGCCTGACGGGGCCCCTCTTCTTCGCCTCCCTCGAGCTCTGGGTGGCGGCGCGAACCGACCCCGCGCTCCACGAAGCGCTCTACACGGCGGAACGCCAGCTCGGCCGGACGATCGGCGCCCTGACCGCGGAGGCCAGCTCGATCGCCGCGAACGACGAGCGCTTCGAAGACCTGATCGAGCTCACGATCCACCTGCTTCGCGGAATGGGCCTGCAGCGCATCCTGCGCGAGGACGACGCGAAACGACGCCGCCACTTCGAGCTCTGGAAGCGGATCGTCCTGCAGACGATTGCCGCGTAG
- a CDS encoding DUF2490 domain-containing protein: MLRDLIRLVSTDPARRTLFVVLCLWICLVGLGRTASAIDHDAGVWLVNQVEVPLGERLAVHAMHQSRWSDEVERYERTIVRPWISYRWPDRGHVAIGYDHHEFEGPDRWERRAWQRVAVQHPLDRLTLLGHVWIEERFFQGTDNVAVRARFNAGASAPVTADLSVVLRDEIFFDLNGTTRIRNAGLGENHLVLALSHKLPGQLVFEIGYLQQYLDRRGNADVYNHFLMTGFSWRAPQVADWF, translated from the coding sequence ATGCTGCGCGATCTCATCCGCCTCGTCTCGACCGACCCGGCCCGTCGTACGCTCTTCGTCGTCCTCTGTCTCTGGATCTGCCTCGTAGGCCTCGGGCGGACCGCGAGCGCGATCGACCACGATGCGGGCGTCTGGCTCGTCAATCAGGTCGAAGTCCCGCTCGGAGAGCGACTCGCCGTCCACGCCATGCACCAGAGTCGCTGGAGCGACGAGGTCGAGCGGTACGAGCGCACCATCGTGCGCCCCTGGATCTCCTACCGCTGGCCGGATCGCGGGCACGTGGCGATCGGCTACGACCACCACGAGTTCGAAGGCCCCGACCGCTGGGAGCGGCGCGCCTGGCAGCGCGTCGCCGTCCAGCATCCGCTGGACCGGCTGACCCTCCTCGGCCACGTCTGGATCGAGGAACGGTTCTTCCAGGGCACGGACAACGTCGCCGTCCGCGCCCGTTTCAACGCCGGCGCGTCCGCCCCGGTGACCGCCGACCTGTCCGTCGTCTTGCGCGACGAGATCTTCTTCGATCTCAACGGCACGACCCGCATCCGCAACGCGGGTCTCGGCGAGAACCACCTCGTGCTCGCGCTGAGCCACAAGCTTCCCGGCCAGCTCGTCTTCGAGATCGGCTATCTGCAGCAGTACCTCGACCGCCGCGGAAACGCCGACGTCTACAACCACTTCCTGATGACCGGGTTCAGCTGGCGCGCGCCCCAGGTCGCGGACTGGTTCTGA
- a CDS encoding SDR family NAD(P)-dependent oxidoreductase, with translation MKDFEGRVAVVTGAASGIGLGLAEAFAAAGMKIVLSDVRADALEAAALSLRDQGASVEPVVTDVQDPAAVQALADRTLEVFGAVHVVCNNAGVASSSSLLWEAPLEEWDWHLRTMVMGTVHGIRSFVPILLEQGGEGHVVNTASMGGLITGSSPEAVYMTAKHGVVALTEGLQDQLASVSDAVKCSVLCPAFVTSNVFDSYEELRPDGVKSHLTTEQGRQMVAGMKHFLGTGMPARQAGEVVLDAIRDERFYILTHPEWASMVEGRLRGILDGTDPQRPPPPLGAMD, from the coding sequence ATGAAGGATTTCGAAGGGCGCGTCGCCGTCGTGACCGGCGCCGCGAGCGGAATCGGGCTGGGGCTCGCCGAGGCGTTCGCCGCCGCGGGCATGAAGATCGTGTTGTCGGACGTCCGGGCCGATGCGCTCGAGGCGGCGGCCCTTTCGCTGCGCGACCAGGGGGCGAGCGTCGAGCCGGTCGTGACGGACGTGCAGGACCCGGCGGCGGTCCAGGCGCTGGCGGATCGGACCCTCGAAGTCTTCGGGGCGGTCCACGTGGTCTGCAACAACGCCGGGGTCGCGAGCAGCAGCTCGCTCCTCTGGGAGGCCCCGCTCGAGGAGTGGGACTGGCATCTCCGGACGATGGTGATGGGGACCGTGCACGGCATCCGCAGCTTCGTGCCGATCCTGCTCGAGCAGGGCGGCGAAGGCCATGTCGTGAACACCGCGTCGATGGGTGGGCTCATCACCGGGAGCTCTCCCGAGGCCGTCTACATGACCGCGAAGCACGGTGTCGTCGCCCTGACCGAAGGGCTGCAGGACCAGCTCGCATCGGTCAGTGACGCGGTGAAGTGCTCGGTCCTGTGTCCCGCCTTCGTGACCTCGAACGTCTTCGACAGCTACGAAGAGCTTCGGCCCGACGGCGTGAAGTCCCATCTCACGACCGAGCAGGGACGTCAGATGGTCGCCGGCATGAAGCATTTCCTGGGGACCGGCATGCCCGCGCGGCAGGCGGGCGAGGTCGTGCTCGACGCGATCCGGGACGAGCGGTTCTACATCCTCACCCATCCCGAGTGGGCTTCGATGGTCGAGGGACGCCTACGCGGGATCCTCGACGGAACGGACCCGCAGCGTCCGCCGCCGCCCCTCGGCGCGATGGACTGA
- a CDS encoding SDR family NAD(P)-dependent oxidoreductase, with the protein MSTASSKAFEGRVALITGAGDADGLGFAHARFLAERGARIVLNDFGGGTLGLPVQGVDAGVAEAAAERIRALGGEAIANAGDVGDPRTAQDMVQSALDTWGRLDIVVNNAGIASAAFFPDVDEEEMQRHLRVTLLGCLHTARAAWPYFIEKGYGRIVNTGSPACFGNEIAAYSSTKAGLFGLTRTAAIFGAAHGIRVNQLLPAAWSRLTALLPDSDFKTRLHADFGSDRISPLVGWLVSDRCDVSGETFTAGGGGFSRVVYAAGGVQPAEGDLDEVGQAVGRAMDDTGWTVFRSTQDNMVHLGMPAEDEPSVTKSVDADEPGSGRG; encoded by the coding sequence ATGTCGACGGCGTCATCGAAGGCGTTCGAGGGCCGCGTCGCCCTGATCACCGGCGCGGGGGACGCCGACGGTCTGGGCTTCGCCCACGCCCGATTCCTCGCGGAGCGGGGTGCGCGGATCGTGCTCAACGACTTCGGCGGAGGGACCCTCGGCCTTCCGGTCCAGGGCGTCGACGCCGGCGTCGCGGAGGCGGCCGCCGAGCGGATCCGCGCCCTCGGCGGCGAAGCGATCGCCAACGCCGGCGACGTCGGGGATCCACGGACCGCCCAGGACATGGTCCAGAGCGCCCTCGACACCTGGGGTCGTCTCGACATCGTCGTGAACAACGCCGGCATCGCGAGCGCGGCCTTCTTTCCCGACGTGGACGAGGAGGAGATGCAGCGCCACCTCCGCGTGACGCTCCTGGGCTGTCTCCACACGGCACGGGCCGCGTGGCCCTACTTCATCGAGAAGGGCTACGGACGGATCGTGAACACGGGCTCGCCCGCGTGCTTCGGAAACGAGATCGCCGCGTACTCGTCGACCAAGGCTGGGCTCTTCGGCCTGACGCGAACCGCCGCGATCTTCGGCGCAGCCCACGGCATCCGCGTCAACCAGCTGCTCCCGGCGGCGTGGTCGCGGCTGACGGCGCTGCTTCCCGACTCGGACTTCAAGACGCGGCTCCACGCGGACTTCGGCTCCGATCGGATCTCGCCACTCGTCGGCTGGCTCGTGAGCGATCGATGCGACGTGTCCGGTGAGACGTTCACGGCGGGGGGAGGCGGATTCTCCCGCGTCGTATACGCGGCGGGCGGTGTCCAGCCGGCGGAGGGAGACCTCGACGAGGTCGGGCAGGCCGTCGGGCGGGCGATGGACGACACCGGGTGGACGGTCTTCCGGTCGACCCAGGACAACATGGTGCACCTCGGCATGCCCGCGGAGGACGAGCCTTCCGTGACGAAGTCGGTCGACGCGGACGAGCCGGGGAGTGGTAGGGGATGA
- a CDS encoding TIGR03620 family F420-dependent LLM class oxidoreductase: MDIGATGVWTRMDGFAAHEAIEFAQHVEDLGYGALWIPDAFGRDPFAHAAMLFQHTKRLVIATGVVNVHLREAQATACAQRELHDQSGGRFLLGLGVSHQTAVEPLFGKTYPAPLSSMREYLDKMDNAMWWGPELDEKPPVILAALGPLMLKFAAERTLGAHPFFAPPENTRRSREIMGEGAWLCPEQKILLESDPEKARARARQAMAGPLTMPNYRKNLMRSGFTEEELNDGGNDRVVDAVVAWGDESALVDRVRQHREAGATHVCIQPLDANDATRPSVETIERLAPLLKDA; this comes from the coding sequence ATGGACATCGGCGCGACGGGCGTCTGGACCCGCATGGATGGATTCGCGGCCCACGAAGCGATCGAGTTCGCTCAGCACGTCGAAGACCTCGGCTACGGCGCGCTCTGGATCCCGGACGCGTTCGGTCGCGACCCCTTCGCGCACGCGGCCATGCTCTTCCAGCACACGAAGCGACTCGTGATCGCCACCGGCGTGGTCAACGTCCATCTTCGCGAGGCGCAGGCGACGGCCTGTGCCCAGCGCGAGCTGCACGACCAGTCCGGAGGCCGTTTCCTGCTCGGCCTCGGCGTCTCCCATCAGACCGCCGTCGAGCCGCTCTTCGGCAAGACCTATCCGGCCCCGCTTTCGTCCATGCGCGAGTACCTCGACAAGATGGACAACGCCATGTGGTGGGGACCCGAGCTCGACGAAAAGCCTCCGGTGATCCTCGCGGCGCTCGGTCCGCTGATGCTGAAGTTCGCCGCCGAACGGACCCTCGGTGCCCACCCCTTCTTCGCGCCGCCGGAGAACACCCGTCGCTCGCGCGAGATCATGGGCGAAGGTGCCTGGCTCTGTCCTGAGCAGAAGATCCTGCTCGAGTCCGACCCGGAAAAGGCGCGGGCGCGGGCGCGACAGGCGATGGCCGGGCCGCTCACGATGCCGAACTACCGGAAGAACCTGATGCGTTCCGGCTTCACCGAGGAAGAGCTGAACGACGGGGGCAACGATCGCGTGGTCGACGCGGTGGTCGCGTGGGGCGACGAGTCGGCGCTCGTGGATCGCGTTCGACAGCACCGCGAAGCGGGCGCGACCCACGTCTGTATCCAGCCGCTCGACGCGAACGACGCGACGCGACCGAGCGTGGAGACGATCGAGCGCCTGGCGCCGCTCCTGAAGGACGCGTGA
- a CDS encoding PilZ domain-containing protein: protein MRDRRATREPETERRAAQRVAVRCEVEFLCGGVLYVANAENLSVQGAFVATEVGVPHGLPVDVSLTLDDVADPIKIVGKVVRVARRRDERPGFAIEFDALDDATRARLQQAVESS, encoded by the coding sequence ATGCGAGACCGTCGAGCGACGAGAGAGCCGGAGACCGAACGACGAGCCGCGCAGCGCGTCGCCGTTCGATGCGAGGTGGAGTTCCTGTGTGGCGGCGTGCTCTACGTCGCGAACGCCGAGAATCTGAGCGTCCAGGGCGCCTTCGTCGCGACCGAAGTCGGCGTACCCCACGGACTGCCGGTGGACGTCAGCCTGACCCTCGACGACGTCGCCGACCCGATCAAGATCGTCGGAAAGGTGGTGCGCGTGGCGCGCCGGCGCGATGAGCGCCCGGGCTTCGCGATCGAGTTCGACGCCCTCGACGACGCGACGCGTGCTCGCCTCCAGCAGGCCGTCGAGTCCTCCTGA